In Streptomyces sp. P3, one DNA window encodes the following:
- a CDS encoding magnesium and cobalt transport protein CorA: MTMAGNLRKVTGLGRVGGLRGVARLARQRPRVDLSHHARSPLGSSVVNCVTYRDGVRAEHGVDLVDTVERTRRSGHGFVWLGLHEPTNDEFAGVAQLFDLHPLAVEDAVEAHQRPKVERYGETLFAVFKTVCYLEHEELTATSEVVDTGEIMVFVGRDFVITVRHGRHGSLGPLREELESDAAQLAKGPSAVLHAVADHVVDDYLHVVDAVQADIDQVETDVFAENGARADPGRIYQLKRELLQLKRAVVPLGRPLLDLADRPVRVIDPEIQAYFRDVSDHLLRATEQIAAFDELLNSILQAHLAQVTVAQNEDMRKITAWAAVIAVPTMICGVYGMNFDTMPELHWRFGYPLVIVVISVGCRILHRGFRRNGWL; encoded by the coding sequence ATGACCATGGCGGGGAATCTGCGGAAGGTCACGGGCCTCGGAAGGGTCGGCGGCCTGCGTGGGGTGGCGAGGCTGGCGCGGCAACGTCCCCGGGTCGACCTGAGTCATCACGCACGGTCCCCGCTGGGGTCCTCGGTGGTGAACTGCGTGACGTACCGGGACGGCGTGCGCGCCGAGCACGGCGTGGATCTGGTCGACACGGTGGAGCGGACGCGCAGGAGCGGTCACGGCTTCGTGTGGCTCGGTCTGCACGAGCCCACGAACGACGAGTTCGCCGGCGTCGCCCAGCTCTTCGACCTGCATCCGCTGGCCGTCGAGGACGCCGTCGAGGCCCATCAGCGGCCGAAGGTCGAGCGGTACGGCGAGACGCTGTTCGCGGTGTTCAAGACGGTCTGCTACCTCGAGCACGAGGAGCTCACCGCGACCAGCGAAGTGGTCGACACCGGCGAGATCATGGTGTTCGTCGGACGGGACTTCGTGATCACGGTGCGGCACGGACGGCACGGCTCGCTCGGACCGTTGCGCGAGGAGCTGGAATCCGACGCCGCGCAGCTGGCCAAGGGGCCGTCGGCGGTTCTGCACGCCGTCGCGGACCACGTGGTCGACGACTACCTCCACGTCGTCGACGCCGTGCAGGCGGACATCGACCAGGTCGAGACGGACGTGTTCGCCGAGAACGGCGCGCGGGCCGATCCGGGGCGCATCTACCAGCTCAAGCGGGAACTCCTGCAGCTGAAACGGGCGGTGGTCCCGCTCGGCCGTCCGCTCCTCGACCTCGCGGACCGGCCGGTGCGGGTGATCGACCCGGAGATACAGGCCTACTTCCGGGACGTCTCGGACCACTTGTTGCGTGCCACCGAGCAGATCGCTGCTTTCGACGAACTGCTCAACTCGATCCTGCAGGCGCATCTGGCGCAGGTCACGGTCGCGCAGAACGAGGACATGCGCAAGATCACGGCCTGGGCGGCGGTCATCGCCGTGCCCACGATGATCTGCGGGGTGTACGGCATGAACTTCGACACCATGCCGGAGCTGCACTGGAGGTTCGGCTACCCCTTGGTCATCGTGGTGATATCCGTCGGCTGCCGCATCCTGCACCGGGGTTTCCGGCGCAACGGCTGGCTCTGA
- a CDS encoding pseudouridine-5'-phosphate glycosidase, whose product MVLVVSEEVRNAVDARQPVVALESTIISHGLPRPRNLEVAAELEAVVRAGGAVPATIAVLDGRPHVGLDEKQLERVANEDGFRKLGHRDLPLAVASGASGATTVSATALLAALAGVRVFATGGLGGVHRQWTVTQDESADLGLLASTRVTVVCAGVKSILDVPATLQRLETLGVAVAGYGTDRFPGFYLSDSGHPVDWTVHTPEQVADVMRAQDALGVPHSALIVANPVPEEEQLDPALHARVLADALHACEEAGVSGQGVTPFLLDYLVRHTDGASLGANLAAVRGNVRLAARIATAWSSA is encoded by the coding sequence GTGGTGCTGGTGGTGTCGGAAGAGGTGCGGAACGCGGTCGACGCGCGTCAACCCGTGGTGGCGCTGGAGTCAACGATCATCTCGCACGGGCTGCCGCGCCCGCGCAATCTTGAGGTGGCGGCGGAACTGGAGGCCGTCGTGCGCGCCGGGGGCGCGGTGCCGGCGACGATCGCCGTGCTCGACGGGCGGCCCCATGTGGGCCTGGACGAGAAGCAGCTGGAGCGGGTCGCCAACGAGGACGGGTTCCGCAAGCTGGGCCATCGCGACCTGCCGCTGGCGGTGGCCTCCGGTGCGAGCGGCGCGACCACGGTGTCGGCGACGGCGCTGCTGGCGGCGCTGGCGGGCGTGCGGGTGTTCGCGACGGGCGGCCTCGGCGGGGTGCACCGGCAGTGGACGGTCACCCAGGACGAGTCGGCCGACCTGGGGCTGCTGGCGAGCACACGGGTCACGGTGGTCTGCGCGGGGGTCAAGTCGATCCTCGACGTGCCCGCGACCCTGCAACGGCTGGAGACGCTGGGCGTCGCGGTCGCCGGGTACGGCACCGACCGCTTCCCCGGGTTCTACCTGTCCGACTCGGGTCATCCGGTGGACTGGACGGTGCACACTCCGGAGCAGGTGGCCGACGTGATGCGGGCCCAGGACGCGCTCGGCGTGCCCCACTCGGCCCTGATCGTCGCCAATCCGGTCCCCGAGGAGGAGCAGCTGGATCCCGCGCTGCACGCGCGTGTGCTCGCCGACGCGCTGCACGCGTGCGAGGAGGCCGGCGTCTCCGGCCAGGGCGTCACGCCGTTCCTGCTCGACTATCTCGTCCGGCACACCGACGGCGCGTCCCTGGGCGCCAACCTGGCGGCGGTGCGCGGCAACGTGCGTTTGGCGGCGCGGATCGCGACGGCGTGGTCCTCGGCATGA
- a CDS encoding methylated-DNA--[protein]-cysteine S-methyltransferase: MDSHAEYGQRVVWAVVNTDIGPLMLAASSEGLLNVVFHATDVVRDKALSRLADRLGTEPVEAPGSPLLAEAIRQFQAYFSGERQVFELPLDWSLISGFNRQVLRELATGVPYGAVVGYGDLAERVGQPGAAQAVGAAMGSNPLPVVVPCHRVVERDGGIGGFGGGLETKRKLLALEGVLPEPLF; this comes from the coding sequence ATGGACAGCCATGCGGAGTACGGACAGCGGGTCGTGTGGGCCGTCGTGAACACCGACATCGGGCCGCTGATGCTGGCGGCGAGCTCCGAGGGACTGCTCAACGTGGTCTTCCACGCCACCGACGTGGTGCGCGACAAGGCGCTCTCAAGGCTGGCGGATCGGCTGGGAACGGAGCCCGTCGAGGCGCCCGGCTCCCCGTTGCTGGCCGAGGCGATACGCCAGTTCCAGGCCTATTTCTCCGGTGAGCGGCAGGTCTTCGAGCTGCCCCTGGACTGGTCCCTGATCTCGGGCTTCAACCGTCAGGTGTTGCGGGAACTGGCCACCGGTGTTCCCTACGGGGCCGTCGTGGGTTACGGCGATCTGGCGGAGCGGGTGGGGCAGCCGGGGGCCGCGCAGGCGGTGGGCGCCGCGATGGGGTCCAACCCGCTGCCGGTCGTCGTGCCCTGCCACCGGGTGGTGGAGAGGGACGGCGGCATCGGCGGCTTCGGGGGCGGTCTGGAGACCAAGCGGAAGCTGCTCGCCCTGGAGGGGGTCCTGCCCGAACCGTTGTTCTGA
- a CDS encoding CBS domain-containing protein, with protein sequence MTTAGDIMHRGAQWIPAHETLDRAAQLMRELNVGALPISDENERLCGILTDRDIVVGCVAVGRDPAQVTAGDMAQGTPRWVDAGADVGEVLQEMKDHQIRRLPVIENKRLVGMISEADLARHLTDDQIAAWAESVYARSGPAPA encoded by the coding sequence ATGACCACCGCCGGAGACATCATGCACCGGGGCGCCCAGTGGATCCCCGCCCACGAGACCCTCGACCGCGCCGCCCAGCTGATGCGCGAACTGAACGTCGGGGCACTGCCGATCAGCGACGAGAACGAGCGGCTCTGCGGCATCCTCACCGACCGGGACATCGTCGTCGGCTGCGTGGCCGTGGGGCGCGACCCGGCCCAGGTCACCGCCGGGGACATGGCGCAGGGAACACCGCGCTGGGTCGACGCGGGCGCGGACGTCGGCGAGGTGCTCCAGGAGATGAAGGACCACCAGATCCGCCGGCTTCCCGTCATCGAGAACAAACGCCTGGTGGGCATGATCAGCGAAGCCGACCTCGCCCGGCACCTGACCGACGACCAGATCGCCGCCTGGGCGGAGAGCGTCTACGCGCGGAGTGGACCGGCCCCGGCATGA
- a CDS encoding carbohydrate kinase family protein, producing MTARPDGAIRDHADPVRSPKAPAGAGPTADAEGASGAHGTSGAAVRGGSGATAGPEATAVSERPSGRGPTGPPGGGALLVVGDVVTDVVARHRGPLASGTDTVAVIRTLPGGAGANVACWAAHWGCADVRLLGRVGAESVTWHERALTAGGVRPLLVVDRQASTGTVICLVDTDAAAERTFLTDSGASLRLAPADWSDSLLDGVGRLHLSGYLLFSESGRALVRTASGSARARGIPVSLDPASAGFLVELGLPRFLGLVTDVDVLLPSRDEARLLTGVPDGADAAAELSRHVPLVVAKQGADGALVARGGTVLARVPAAPATPRDTTGAGDAFTGAFLAALLAGVDTSVAAVEGCRAGARAVERVGGRPPTPQESATTDRTGVAG from the coding sequence ATGACGGCGCGACCGGACGGGGCGATCCGTGATCACGCCGACCCGGTCCGGAGCCCGAAGGCGCCCGCGGGCGCGGGGCCGACCGCGGACGCGGAGGGCGCGTCCGGCGCGCACGGCACGTCCGGCGCGGCCGTGCGGGGCGGATCCGGGGCGACGGCCGGCCCGGAGGCGACGGCCGTGTCCGAGCGACCGTCCGGTCGCGGGCCGACGGGGCCCCCGGGAGGCGGGGCGCTGCTGGTCGTCGGGGACGTGGTGACGGACGTCGTCGCCCGGCACCGGGGTCCGCTGGCCTCGGGAACGGACACGGTCGCGGTGATCCGGACCCTGCCGGGCGGCGCGGGCGCCAACGTGGCGTGCTGGGCCGCCCACTGGGGCTGCGCGGATGTCCGGCTGCTCGGCCGGGTGGGCGCGGAATCGGTGACCTGGCACGAACGGGCGCTGACCGCCGGCGGGGTGCGGCCCCTGCTCGTCGTGGACCGGCAGGCGTCGACCGGCACGGTGATCTGCCTCGTCGACACGGACGCGGCGGCGGAGCGGACGTTCCTCACCGACAGCGGCGCCTCCCTGCGCCTCGCCCCCGCCGACTGGTCGGACTCCCTGCTGGACGGCGTCGGCCGGCTCCATCTCTCCGGCTACCTGCTGTTCTCGGAGTCGGGGCGGGCACTGGTGCGGACGGCGTCGGGGTCGGCACGCGCGCGGGGCATCCCGGTGAGCCTCGATCCGGCGTCGGCGGGCTTTCTGGTGGAACTGGGCCTCCCCCGCTTCCTGGGCCTCGTCACGGACGTGGACGTGCTGCTGCCCAGCCGTGACGAGGCCCGGCTGCTCACCGGGGTGCCCGACGGCGCGGACGCTGCGGCCGAGCTGAGCCGCCACGTGCCGCTGGTGGTGGCCAAGCAGGGTGCGGACGGCGCGCTCGTGGCCCGCGGGGGCACGGTCCTCGCCCGCGTTCCCGCTGCCCCCGCCACTCCCCGGGACACCACGGGCGCCGGCGACGCCTTCACCGGCGCGTTCCTCGCCGCACTGCTCGCGGGCGTCGACACCTCGGTCGCGGCGGTCGAGGGATGCCGGGCTGGAGCCCGGGCCGTGGAACGGGTGGGCGGCAGACCGCCGACCCCGCAGGAGAGCGCGACGACGGACCGGACCGGCGTGGCGGGCTGA
- a CDS encoding glutamate synthase subunit beta: protein MADPKGFMTTPRRDWPRRPVEERVADWDEVYVPGALLPLISEQADRCMDCGVPFCHDACPLGNLIPDFNDLVSREDWRAAAERLHATNNFPEFTGRLCPAPCEAGCVLAINQPAVTIKNVEAAIADRAWADGLTPPRPPDRLSGKTVAVIGSGPTGLAAAQQLTRAGHTVAVYEKDDRVGGLMRYGIPAFKMEKRHLERRIEQMRAEGTKFRTSTTVGRDVMAADLRTRYDAVVIATGATEWRELHVPGRELTGIHQAMEYLPLANRVCEGDLETSPMSASGKHVVIVGGGDTGADCLGTAVREGAASVTQLDIYAQPGAERDEDADPWPTYPKIYRLSPAHEEARDLESAPAADADARLFAASTLRFTGDETGHVRSLHLTEVDVRRRPVAGTARALHADLVLLALGFSGPDREDGLVEQLGLALEPRGTLVRDADFTTNVPGVFAAGDAARGQSLIVWAIAEGRAVAAAVDRSLTGTSRLPAPIGPYDRPMSV, encoded by the coding sequence ATGGCCGATCCCAAGGGATTCATGACCACACCGCGCCGGGACTGGCCCCGTCGGCCGGTCGAGGAACGGGTCGCGGACTGGGACGAGGTGTACGTCCCCGGAGCGCTGCTGCCCCTCATCAGCGAGCAGGCCGACCGGTGCATGGACTGCGGCGTACCGTTCTGCCACGACGCCTGTCCGCTCGGCAATCTGATCCCGGACTTCAACGACCTGGTGTCGCGGGAGGACTGGCGGGCGGCCGCCGAGCGGCTGCACGCGACGAACAACTTCCCCGAGTTCACCGGCCGGTTGTGTCCCGCGCCGTGCGAGGCCGGTTGCGTCCTGGCCATCAACCAGCCGGCCGTCACCATCAAGAACGTCGAGGCGGCCATCGCCGACCGGGCCTGGGCCGACGGTCTGACGCCGCCCCGGCCGCCGGACCGGCTGTCGGGCAAGACGGTGGCCGTGATCGGCTCCGGGCCCACCGGACTGGCCGCCGCGCAGCAGCTCACCCGGGCCGGGCACACGGTCGCGGTCTACGAGAAGGACGACCGCGTCGGCGGGCTGATGCGGTACGGCATTCCCGCGTTCAAGATGGAGAAGCGTCATCTCGAACGCCGGATCGAGCAGATGCGGGCCGAGGGCACGAAGTTCCGTACCTCGACCACCGTCGGGCGGGACGTCATGGCCGCGGATCTGCGGACCCGCTACGACGCCGTGGTGATCGCCACCGGGGCGACCGAGTGGCGCGAACTGCACGTACCGGGGCGGGAGTTGACCGGCATACATCAGGCGATGGAGTATCTGCCGCTGGCCAACCGGGTGTGCGAGGGGGATCTGGAGACGTCCCCGATGTCCGCCTCCGGCAAGCACGTCGTCATCGTCGGCGGCGGCGACACGGGTGCCGACTGCCTGGGCACGGCGGTGCGCGAGGGCGCCGCGTCCGTGACCCAGCTGGACATCTACGCGCAGCCCGGCGCGGAGCGCGACGAGGACGCCGACCCCTGGCCGACGTATCCGAAGATCTACCGGCTCTCGCCGGCGCACGAGGAGGCGCGCGATCTGGAGTCCGCGCCGGCCGCGGACGCGGACGCCCGGTTGTTCGCCGCGTCCACGCTCCGTTTCACCGGGGACGAGACCGGTCACGTGCGGTCCCTGCACCTGACGGAGGTGGACGTGCGACGCAGGCCGGTGGCGGGCACGGCCCGCGCACTCCACGCCGACCTGGTGCTGCTCGCCCTCGGCTTCTCGGGACCCGACCGGGAGGACGGCCTCGTCGAACAGCTCGGTCTGGCTCTGGAGCCGCGCGGGACGCTCGTGCGGGACGCCGATTTCACGACGAACGTCCCCGGCGTCTTCGCCGCGGGGGACGCGGCCCGCGGCCAGTCGCTGATCGTGTGGGCCATCGCCGAGGGACGGGCGGTGGCGGCGGCCGTCGACCGCAGTCTGACGGGGACTTCCCGGCTGCCGGCGCCGATCGGACCGTACGACCGGCCGATGAGCGTCTAG
- a CDS encoding uridine kinase — translation MRLEAITWERLGDLLTERLLELEPADGSPWRRIAFDGAPAARPGELAERVAEALRTRGRPSCVVDTHGFLRPASLRLEYGRHDVDAYLDGWFDTGALWREVFNPLEADGDGRILPDLRDPVTDRATRSDYVPLPPGGFLLLHGPLLLRHWFPFDLTIHALLSPAALRRRTPEADHWTLPAFERYAQETDPAATADVLVRADDPRHPAWGG, via the coding sequence GTGCGACTCGAAGCGATCACCTGGGAACGGCTCGGCGACCTCCTCACCGAGCGCCTGCTCGAACTGGAACCGGCCGACGGCAGCCCCTGGCGGCGCATCGCCTTCGACGGCGCACCGGCGGCCCGCCCCGGAGAGCTCGCCGAGCGCGTCGCGGAAGCGCTGCGCACCCGCGGCCGGCCCTCGTGCGTCGTGGACACGCACGGCTTTCTGCGCCCGGCCTCCCTCCGGCTGGAGTACGGCCGGCACGACGTGGACGCCTACCTCGACGGCTGGTTCGACACCGGCGCCCTGTGGCGCGAGGTGTTCAACCCGCTCGAAGCCGACGGCGACGGGCGGATCCTGCCCGACCTGCGGGACCCCGTCACCGACCGGGCCACCCGCAGCGATTACGTCCCGCTGCCCCCGGGAGGCTTTCTGCTGCTGCACGGTCCGCTGCTGCTGCGGCACTGGTTCCCCTTCGATCTGACGATCCACGCGCTCCTCTCCCCGGCCGCCCTGCGCCGCCGCACCCCCGAGGCCGACCACTGGACGCTGCCCGCCTTCGAGCGGTACGCCCAGGAGACCGACCCCGCCGCCACCGCCGACGTACTCGTCCGCGCGGACGACCCCCGCCACCCGGCCTGGGGCGGCTGA
- a CDS encoding VOC family protein has translation MTQHTARLDHVVLWVRDPAAAADFYEQAVGLTPVRLAAFVAGEEPFPSVRVSEDCLLDLMPSAAAPQMKMLPGAADSAGHPVNHVCLALPRGDFDALRTRLEERAVPVSDVTHGSFGARGDATGSFYFRDPDGNVVEARHYD, from the coding sequence ATGACGCAGCACACGGCACGCCTCGACCACGTCGTCCTGTGGGTGCGCGATCCGGCGGCCGCAGCCGACTTCTACGAGCAGGCCGTCGGGCTGACGCCCGTCAGGCTCGCCGCGTTCGTCGCGGGCGAGGAGCCCTTCCCCTCCGTCCGCGTCAGCGAGGACTGTCTGCTCGACCTGATGCCGTCGGCGGCGGCGCCGCAGATGAAGATGCTTCCCGGCGCCGCCGACAGCGCGGGGCATCCCGTCAACCACGTCTGTCTCGCCCTGCCGAGGGGAGACTTCGACGCCCTCCGCACCCGTCTGGAGGAGCGCGCCGTTCCGGTCTCGGACGTCACGCACGGCTCCTTCGGCGCCCGCGGTGACGCCACGGGCAGTTTCTACTTCCGCGACCCGGACGGCAACGTCGTGGAGGCGCGGCACTACGACTGA
- a CDS encoding MFS transporter: MTAAERAAAPHVDAVHLPTLRRRTTAVLISSQILGGLGVATGIALAAVLARQVSGTEALSGLAPTATVAGTAVLSMPMAALMTARGRRPGLVLAYLVGALGAGVVVMAARLGNFPLLLCGMAAFGAASSANLQARFAAADLAEPQHRARAISHVVWATTIGAVLGPNIAAPAGRSIAGLGIPAAAGPFLWAGGIFVLAAVVVAVLLRPDPLLTARALAPEDECSPGARSLRAGLTAVAASPYARLALVTVAVSHTAMVSVMSMTPVDLSHHGASIELIGLVISGHIAGMYAFAPLMGRLADRVGRLSVTGLAAGLLAVALFLAGTAGDDHRQTAAGLFVLGLGWSAGLVSGSALLTDAVPQSARAAAQGISDLTMNTSAGVGGAIAGLVVARASYGWLNVAAATLLLPLAALALLTRNGSRGGEGGARQS; encoded by the coding sequence GTGACCGCCGCCGAGCGCGCCGCGGCGCCGCACGTGGACGCTGTGCACCTGCCCACACTGCGCCGGCGCACGACCGCCGTGCTCATCTCCAGCCAGATCCTCGGCGGGCTCGGCGTCGCCACCGGTATCGCGCTGGCCGCCGTCCTGGCCCGGCAGGTCAGCGGCACCGAGGCCCTGTCCGGGCTCGCACCCACCGCCACCGTCGCCGGTACGGCCGTGCTGTCGATGCCGATGGCCGCGCTGATGACCGCGCGCGGGCGCAGGCCCGGGCTGGTGCTGGCCTACCTGGTCGGCGCGTTGGGAGCGGGCGTCGTGGTGATGGCTGCGCGCCTCGGGAACTTTCCGCTGCTGCTGTGCGGCATGGCCGCGTTCGGCGCGGCCTCCTCGGCGAATCTGCAGGCCCGGTTCGCCGCCGCCGACCTCGCCGAGCCGCAGCATCGCGCGCGGGCCATCTCCCACGTCGTGTGGGCGACGACCATCGGAGCGGTCCTCGGCCCGAACATCGCCGCGCCGGCCGGCCGCAGCATCGCCGGGCTGGGGATACCCGCGGCGGCGGGCCCCTTCCTGTGGGCGGGCGGCATCTTCGTCCTGGCTGCGGTGGTCGTGGCGGTCCTGCTGCGCCCTGACCCGCTGCTGACGGCCCGCGCGCTCGCCCCGGAGGACGAGTGCTCCCCCGGGGCCCGTTCCCTGCGGGCGGGGCTGACGGCCGTCGCCGCATCGCCGTACGCGCGGCTGGCGCTGGTGACGGTGGCGGTGTCGCACACCGCGATGGTCTCGGTCATGTCGATGACCCCGGTGGACCTCTCCCACCACGGCGCGAGCATCGAGCTGATCGGGCTGGTCATCAGCGGGCACATCGCCGGCATGTACGCGTTCGCGCCGTTGATGGGGCGGCTGGCCGACCGGGTGGGGCGCCTCTCCGTGACGGGCCTCGCCGCCGGGCTGCTGGCCGTGGCCCTGTTCCTGGCCGGGACGGCCGGCGACGACCACCGGCAGACCGCCGCCGGACTGTTCGTCCTGGGCCTCGGCTGGTCGGCCGGGCTGGTCTCCGGCTCGGCACTGCTCACCGACGCGGTGCCGCAGTCCGCGCGGGCCGCCGCGCAGGGAATCTCCGACCTCACCATGAACACCTCGGCGGGTGTGGGCGGGGCGATCGCGGGGCTCGTGGTGGCGCGGGCGAGTTACGGGTGGCTCAACGTGGCCGCGGCGACCCTGCTCCTCCCGCTGGCCGCCCTGGCGTTGCTCACCCGGAACGGGAGCCGCGGCGGCGAAGGCGGCGCTCGTCAGTCGTAG
- a CDS encoding methyltransferase — protein MTRPDGYLLDNRQPEAGERFDAFAALFDPTTFRHLEGLGVGPGWRCWEAGAGGTSVVSWLAKKVGPTGKVLATDIDTSRLTSAARPPVEVRVHDLGAGEPPTEGFDLVHARLVLVHVPDRERALRSLVGALRPGGRLLIEDADPALQPLLCPDEHGPEQQLANRLRHGFRQLLAGRGADLAYGRKLPRLLREAGLRRVEADAYFPVASPACAALESATVRQIREQLVGAGVATDEEIDRHLANVAEGSMDLATAPLISAWGRKE, from the coding sequence ATGACGCGACCCGACGGATACCTCCTCGACAACCGGCAGCCCGAGGCGGGGGAACGCTTCGACGCCTTCGCCGCCCTCTTCGACCCGACCACGTTCCGTCATCTCGAAGGGCTCGGGGTCGGTCCCGGCTGGCGCTGCTGGGAAGCCGGCGCGGGCGGCACCTCCGTCGTGTCCTGGCTGGCGAAGAAGGTCGGTCCGACGGGCAAGGTCCTCGCGACCGACATCGACACCTCCCGCCTGACGTCGGCCGCCCGCCCGCCGGTCGAGGTCCGCGTCCACGACCTCGGCGCCGGCGAGCCGCCGACGGAGGGCTTCGATCTGGTGCACGCCCGCCTCGTGCTGGTCCACGTACCGGACCGGGAGCGGGCGTTGCGGTCCTTGGTGGGCGCTCTGCGCCCGGGCGGACGGCTGCTGATCGAGGACGCCGACCCCGCCCTGCAGCCCCTGCTCTGCCCCGACGAGCACGGCCCCGAGCAACAGCTCGCGAACCGTCTGCGGCACGGTTTCCGCCAGCTCCTCGCCGGCCGGGGCGCCGACCTCGCCTACGGCCGCAAGCTGCCACGTCTGCTGCGCGAGGCCGGACTGCGCCGCGTCGAGGCCGACGCCTACTTCCCCGTCGCCTCGCCCGCCTGCGCCGCCCTGGAGTCCGCGACGGTGCGCCAGATCCGCGAGCAGCTCGTCGGGGCGGGCGTCGCGACGGACGAGGAGATCGACCGTCATCTGGCGAACGTCGCCGAGGGCAGCATGGACCTGGCGACGGCCCCGCTGATCTCGGCCTGGGGACGCAAGGAGTAA
- a CDS encoding DUF1772 domain-containing protein → MIEGPYVVLAVLGALTTGLMAGVFCAFSVLVMRGLAALPPAQGVAAMNAINTSAMTPVFMVLFLGSATLCAVITVVTFVLWPDHGTARLLVGSALYLCGAFGVTVVANVPRNEALMRKGPGTPEAVAYWPVYLREWTRWNHVRTLASAGSAAVYVLALI, encoded by the coding sequence ATGATCGAGGGACCGTATGTGGTGCTCGCGGTGCTGGGCGCGCTGACGACGGGACTGATGGCCGGGGTCTTCTGCGCCTTCTCCGTCCTGGTGATGCGAGGGCTCGCCGCGCTGCCGCCCGCGCAGGGCGTCGCCGCCATGAACGCGATCAACACCTCGGCCATGACACCGGTGTTCATGGTCCTGTTCCTCGGCTCCGCGACGCTGTGCGCGGTGATCACCGTGGTGACGTTCGTGTTGTGGCCGGACCACGGGACCGCACGCCTGCTGGTGGGCAGCGCGCTGTACCTGTGCGGCGCCTTCGGGGTGACCGTCGTGGCGAACGTGCCGCGCAACGAGGCGCTGATGCGGAAGGGGCCGGGCACACCGGAGGCCGTCGCGTACTGGCCCGTCTACCTGCGTGAGTGGACGCGGTGGAACCATGTGCGCACGCTGGCGTCCGCGGGCTCGGCGGCCGTGTACGTCCTCGCCCTGATCTGA
- a CDS encoding DUF2293 domain-containing protein gives MGGPGPGRAVGVGTGLLVVQPLRRKHCAGCRRGPLSMLVLEDAAPRCLDCADLGHLVFLPRGDTALTRRSREESGLSVVVVRFNRRKGRYEREGVLVEEAALARAEERCLADAEARRRRRARDARLRSAQDAHFTGLFATEVLRLFPGCPADRARGIAAHASLRGSGRVGRSAAGRALSEAAVVFAVRASVRHVDTPYDRLLMSGVPRHEARRRIAADVETVIRTWGEDRDAPTARDGTSA, from the coding sequence ATCGGCGGCCCCGGACCCGGACGTGCGGTCGGTGTCGGGACCGGTCTTCTGGTCGTCCAGCCGCTGCGGCGGAAACACTGCGCCGGCTGTCGACGCGGGCCGCTGTCGATGCTGGTCCTGGAGGACGCCGCACCGCGCTGCCTCGACTGCGCCGACCTCGGGCACCTGGTGTTCCTGCCGCGCGGCGACACGGCGCTGACGCGCAGGTCACGGGAGGAGAGCGGGCTGTCGGTGGTGGTCGTCCGGTTCAACCGGCGCAAAGGGCGCTACGAACGAGAGGGCGTCCTGGTCGAGGAGGCGGCGCTCGCCCGGGCCGAGGAGCGGTGCCTGGCGGACGCGGAGGCCCGGCGTCGGCGTCGGGCGCGCGACGCCCGGCTGCGGTCGGCGCAGGACGCGCACTTCACGGGGTTGTTCGCGACCGAGGTTCTGCGGCTGTTCCCCGGCTGTCCGGCGGACCGGGCGCGCGGGATCGCCGCGCATGCGTCGCTGCGCGGCAGCGGCCGGGTCGGCCGCAGCGCCGCCGGGCGGGCCCTGTCCGAGGCGGCGGTCGTCTTCGCGGTCAGGGCGTCCGTCCGACATGTGGACACGCCGTATGACCGGCTGCTGATGAGCGGCGTGCCACGGCACGAGGCGCGCCGCCGGATCGCGGCGGACGTGGAGACCGTGATCCGCACATGGGGCGAGGATCGGGACGCCCCGACGGCCCGGGACGGAACCTCGGCGTAG